Proteins from a single region of Candidatus Rubrimentiphilum sp.:
- a CDS encoding BadF/BadG/BcrA/BcrD ATPase family protein has product MTSLYAGIDAGQSGTVAVIGDETGRVLGRGKAGAADEIGQDAQSTRLRDALRAAYDAAAIAAKLGPEARCARIVAGISGYEGRVYGRAPEFPCGELVLLHDAVIAQAGAFDGGPGVAVIAGTGSVAYGVNARGESVTAGGWGYLFGDEGSAFWFARCALGEAIRDDDAGKTNMLTKIALQYFESPSLHALVRAFYAGEISRTKFASFGRTVIESGNFVPDGARALAELAAKTMARIDLPAGPVAFLGGVSKNSVMKDAIAKALREAAPEARQIEPLHDAAEGALLLARKQ; this is encoded by the coding sequence ATGACAAGCTTGTACGCCGGAATTGATGCGGGGCAGAGCGGTACCGTCGCCGTGATCGGTGACGAGACTGGGCGCGTTCTTGGACGCGGAAAAGCCGGCGCTGCGGACGAGATCGGGCAAGACGCGCAGTCCACTCGTTTGCGCGACGCCTTGCGCGCGGCTTATGACGCAGCTGCGATCGCGGCGAAACTTGGTCCGGAAGCACGTTGCGCGCGAATCGTCGCTGGGATCAGCGGTTATGAAGGGCGGGTTTACGGGCGTGCGCCGGAATTTCCGTGCGGCGAACTCGTGCTGCTGCACGACGCGGTGATCGCGCAAGCCGGCGCATTCGACGGCGGCCCCGGCGTTGCCGTGATCGCCGGAACCGGATCGGTTGCGTATGGCGTGAATGCGCGTGGTGAAAGCGTTACTGCCGGTGGTTGGGGCTATCTGTTCGGCGATGAAGGCAGTGCGTTTTGGTTTGCGCGCTGCGCGCTCGGCGAGGCGATCCGCGACGATGATGCGGGCAAGACGAATATGCTCACAAAAATCGCGCTGCAGTATTTTGAATCGCCCTCGCTGCACGCGCTCGTGCGCGCGTTCTACGCCGGCGAGATCTCGCGCACGAAGTTCGCGAGTTTCGGCCGCACGGTCATCGAGTCGGGGAACTTTGTGCCCGATGGCGCCCGCGCTCTGGCCGAGCTCGCAGCAAAAACGATGGCGCGGATCGACTTGCCGGCCGGGCCGGTCGCGTTTCTGGGCGGCGTCTCGAAGAATTCCGTCATGAAGGACGCGATCGCGAAAGCATTGCGCGAAGCTGCGCCGGAGGCGCGGCAGATCGAACCGCTGCACGACGCCGCCGAAGGCGCATTATTGCTGGCGCGCAAACAATGA
- a CDS encoding putative N-acetylmannosamine-6-phosphate 2-epimerase, which produces MSDRNVLDKLRGGLIVSVQARTGSALDNPDVLAAIATAAKEAGAVGIRAAGEANLKAIRKRVDLPIIGIVKREYPGFEPYITPTLQEVREIAGCGAEIVAFDATGRPRPGGLGIADLIAEIQGTGALAMADCATAADGVAAQAAGADVVATTLCGYTKETDGRVLPALDLVRELAELDVFVICEGGVHSPAQGAAALEAGAEAVVVGTAITNVEWLTQEFAEALKRSSRA; this is translated from the coding sequence ATGAGCGATCGCAACGTCCTCGACAAGTTGCGCGGCGGTTTGATCGTCTCGGTGCAAGCTCGCACCGGTTCCGCGCTCGACAATCCAGACGTCCTAGCTGCGATCGCAACTGCAGCCAAAGAAGCGGGAGCGGTGGGCATTCGTGCGGCCGGCGAAGCGAATCTCAAAGCGATCCGCAAGCGGGTCGACCTTCCGATCATCGGGATCGTGAAACGCGAATATCCGGGCTTTGAACCCTACATCACGCCGACGCTCCAAGAAGTGCGCGAGATCGCCGGCTGCGGCGCCGAGATCGTCGCGTTCGATGCAACAGGCCGGCCCCGGCCCGGCGGCTTGGGCATCGCGGACCTCATCGCAGAGATTCAGGGGACGGGAGCGCTGGCTATGGCGGACTGCGCCACGGCGGCGGACGGGGTGGCCGCGCAGGCGGCCGGCGCCGACGTCGTCGCGACCACGCTGTGCGGATATACAAAGGAAACGGACGGCCGCGTGCTTCCGGCGTTGGACCTGGTGCGGGAGCTGGCCGAGCTCGACGTGTTCGTCATCTGCGAGGGCGGCGTCCATTCCCCGGCGCAGGGGGCGGCGGCGCTGGAGGCCGGAGCGGAGGCCGTCGTCGTCGGAACGGCCATTACAAATGTAGAGTGGCTGACCCAAGAGTTTGCCGAAGCCCTGAAAAGGTCGTCGCGCGCGTAG